One Silene latifolia isolate original U9 population chromosome 4, ASM4854445v1, whole genome shotgun sequence DNA segment encodes these proteins:
- the LOC141651165 gene encoding F-box/kelch-repeat protein At3g23880-like, protein MKIRKTVNYLPPELLSEVLKWLPARNLLKLRVVCKSWNSVISNQRFHQYHLLHQLRTKNIQRCKYVLLSVDRYVKSTVHNRLLSSSAVNICRSKTFTPIQKIDLAKLDGVKFCHGKSSVLGYVDGVLLVHVPSPGVDNKTNSIFLWNPMIGKVVDIPLSESLRKSKDVNVWFAFGFGFDSGTSNCKVVALNLKDYDSKTKVYNLGSRSWTSPKEKRGSIDNVKYLSNTSVSFNFEGGIYWLARVERKGINITHYLRFDLSSEAFTCSKLPDFQYEGQLKQRLRRLSILHESLALVDCSSYSHSRHIRVWIRRKDNTTSVDSWIALYNLNYCVGKFQHLTSNGDAYFLTPGIPRTISVHDFKSGEDKVCSTTPWGTVNFMDGYIESLALLGQPSDQQSIKMQACLMG, encoded by the coding sequence ATGAAGATCAGAAAGACGGTCAATTATTTACCTCCGGAATTGTTATCGGAAGTATTGAAATGGCTGCCGGCTAGAAATTTGTTGAAATTACGGGTTGTTTGCAAATCATGGAACTCGGTTATCTCAAATCAGAGATTCCATCAATACCACCTTCTTCATCAATTACGCACGAAAAACATTCAAAGGTGTAAATACGTCTTATTGTCTGTAGACCGTTACGTAAAATCAACAGTACACAATAGATTACTATCATCATCAGCAGTTAATATTTGTCGAAGTAAAACTTTTACACCTATTCAAAAAATTGACCTAGCCAAACTCGATGGAGTCAAATTCTGTCATGGTAAAAGTTCTGTATTAGGTTACGTCGATGGAGTCTTGTTGGTCCATGTTCCTTCGCCTGGGGTTGACAATAAAACAAACTCGATTTTCTTATGGAACCCGATGATTGGGAAAGTCGTAGATATCCCCCTTTCTGAATCATTGAGGAAGAGTAAGGATGTTAATGTCTGGTTTgcgtttgggtttgggtttgatTCGGGAACTAGTAATTGTAAGGTGGTCGCGCTTAATTTGAAGGATTATGATTCGAAGACCAAGGTATATAACCTTGGTTCTCGTTCTTGGACCTCTCCGAAGGAGAAAAGAGGTTCGATTGACAATGTTAAGTATTTGTCGAACACTTCAGTTTCCTTTAATTTTGAAGGTGGGATTTACTGGCTCGCTAGGGTTGAGAGAAAGGGGATTAACATAACACATTACCTACGTTTTGATTTATCGAGTGAGGCTTTCACTTGCTCAAAATTGCCCGATTTTCAATATGAAGGGCAACTAAAACAACGATTGAGACGTTTATCAATTTTACATGAGTCACTTGCACTTGTAGATTGTTCGAGTTATTCTCATTCACGACATATACGTGTATGGATTAGGCGAAAGGACAATACAACATCCGTAGACTCTTGGATAGCGTTATATAACCTGAATTACTGTGTTGGAAAATTCCAACATTTGACGAGTAATGGTGATGCTTATTTCCTAACACCGGGAATTCCTAGAACGATATCAGTTCATGACTTTAAATCCGGTGAAGATAAGGTTTGCTCAACAACTCCTTGGGGGACCGTAAACTTCATGGATGGTTATATAGAAAGTTTAGCATTGTTAGGACAACCCAGCGACCAGCAGTCCATCAAGATGCAAGCGTGTTTAATGGGGTAA